Proteins encoded together in one Microbacterium sp. ABRD28 window:
- a CDS encoding ABC transporter ATP-binding protein: protein MENTNPASELRGDALALGYGRTRVVHDVSLHLRPGVVTALIGPNGSGKSTALRALARLHRIDGGAVHLDGPDGSRDAASLSAKEFAKAVAMLSQSRPHPSGLEVRDIVAHGRHPHRSRFAGLSDADRAAIDHALRLTGLLTMEHRPVDELSGGELQRVWLATALAQGTGILLLDEPTNHLDLRYQVETLDLICDLADHGTAVGVVLHDLDHAALIADEVVLMSRGRVHATGSPAEVLTAANLTEVYEFAIDTELDAATGRVRVMPRGRHHARAEARSRAHLHAVSA from the coding sequence ATGGAGAACACGAACCCGGCGAGCGAGCTGCGCGGCGACGCGCTGGCCCTCGGCTACGGTCGCACCCGAGTGGTGCACGACGTGTCGCTCCATCTCCGTCCCGGCGTCGTCACCGCGCTCATCGGTCCGAACGGCAGCGGCAAGTCCACCGCACTCCGCGCGCTCGCACGCCTCCACCGCATCGACGGCGGCGCCGTCCACCTCGACGGCCCCGATGGCTCCCGCGACGCCGCATCGCTCTCGGCCAAGGAGTTCGCCAAGGCCGTCGCCATGCTCTCGCAGTCGCGCCCTCACCCTTCGGGTCTCGAGGTGCGCGACATCGTCGCCCACGGACGCCACCCGCATCGCAGCCGTTTCGCCGGGCTCAGCGACGCCGACCGCGCCGCGATCGACCATGCGCTGCGCCTCACCGGCCTCCTCACGATGGAGCACCGCCCCGTCGACGAGCTCTCGGGGGGCGAGCTGCAGCGCGTGTGGCTGGCCACCGCGCTCGCGCAGGGCACCGGCATCCTTCTCCTCGATGAGCCCACCAACCACCTCGACCTGCGCTACCAGGTCGAGACCCTCGATCTCATCTGCGATCTCGCTGATCACGGCACCGCCGTCGGCGTCGTGCTCCACGACCTCGACCATGCCGCGCTCATCGCCGACGAGGTCGTGCTCATGAGCCGCGGACGGGTTCACGCGACGGGCTCGCCCGCCGAGGTGCTGACGGCCGCGAACCTCACCGAGGTCTACGAGTTCGCCATCGATACAGAACTGGATGCCGCAACGGGGCGCGTCCGGGTGATGCCGCGTGGACGCCACCACGCACGGGCCGAGGCCCGCAGTCGCGCCCATCTGCACGCCGTTTCCGCCTGA
- a CDS encoding DUF6186 family protein produces MREATIAGYLLLVCGAVAMTTLPRVRPHGFASATSVLDDTLASMPARITVITFWWWLGWHFLIGS; encoded by the coding sequence ATGCGCGAGGCGACGATCGCGGGGTACCTGCTCCTCGTGTGCGGGGCGGTGGCGATGACCACGCTTCCCCGCGTGCGTCCGCATGGGTTCGCGAGCGCGACATCCGTCCTCGACGACACCCTCGCGTCGATGCCCGCCCGCATCACCGTCATCACCTTCTGGTGGTGGCTCGGGTGGCACTTTCTGATCGGGTCGTGA